One stretch of Candida orthopsilosis Co 90-125, chromosome 3 draft sequence DNA includes these proteins:
- a CDS encoding Inp51 phosphatidylinositol-4,5-bisphosphate phosphatase — translation MRLYLNDKPRTFVLTTATHALIIRHPNPTYEHKGIRSRILGHKRHRSEKDDCKVLVEFVLKDYINLSSYRDVTPKRNKLLGFIGLLPLKGKVFLGFITQHELVASPTLDDKIYRITGTEFYCLNSDEYDYIFDREFDEFRYQDNEKVKYPGSSVRKLLSSGAYFYSRQFDITSTIQERGVGTSDFRLIADASYFRRFSWNMFMMEELLEFRNRLTLPEQRLIDETGFLIIIARGYAKTVNTEVAGQDALLTLISKQSSAKEGPIFGDWGCDGNGCVANYLESEIILYTEHFCLSYVIARGNVPMYWELENNFSTKNIIGASNKRIIFPRSFEASQEAFTRHIDRLAAQYGDVHLINELSDKSYKGVLNASFEEQVKYFVANRDPATSDYKFQYTHLPIPAARIKKIGYTSQNPSEISSQIVSSARDFGALFYDDATTSFVGKQLGVFRINSFDSLNKANFLSKVISQEVIELAFSEIGIHLDRDLFTSHAKLWQENDIIITQLTLNFVSYSDKLHTSKKSNASSVKSHITKKYLSGVVDNTKPNEMALLKLLGRLQDQSPIALHNPLHDYIDKELAKRSKEFTSESDISVFASTFNVNATFYEGDINEWILPHDKSHDLVFIGLQEIVELKPNQMMAQDFKNKTLWERKILNCLAQKDKYVVMWSGQLGGLLLLLFVRESQVKHISNIEISFKKTGLGGMAANKGGVAVSFKYSDTTMCFVSSHLAAGLSNTEERHNNYKTLIKGIKFSKNRRIPNHDVIIWLGDFNFRIDLSNEEVKSLIHQKQYGKLYEHDQLNRQMANGETFPFFAEQEIRFPPTYKFDNGTRKYDSSEKQRVPAWTDRILYMSRKNLIKPMDYECIDNIVFSDHRAVYAVFQITVKIVNQVVKKRLSNELYETYNLRDGGLQDLSALTYDLDKKSTDYENEKLPPPSSDKQKWWLDGGKPAKVTIPRLAEEGNDLVVNPWHPINPFVSTTEPEFVSRKELESMLK, via the coding sequence ATGCGATTATATCTTAACGATAAACCGAGGACATTTGTTTTAACGACAGCGACACATGCTTTAATCATTAGACACCCAAACCCAACATACGAACACAAGGGCATAAGAAGTCGAATACTTGGTCATAAACGACACCGTAGTGAGAAGGACGATTGCAAGGTATTGGTAGAATTTGTATTGAAGGACTATATCAATCTTAGTTCATATAGGGACGTGACTCCTAAGAGAAACAAACTCTTGGGGTTTATTGGTCTTCTTCCATTGAAAGGTAAAGTGTTCCTAGGATTTATAACCCAGCATGAACTTGTAGCATCACCCACTTTAGATGACAAGATTTACAGAATCACGGGGACCGAATTCTACTGTTTGAATAGTGACGAATACGATTATATTTTTGATCGAgagtttgatgaatttcGATATCAAGACAATGAAAAGGTAAAGTACCCTGGCTCTTCAGTAAGGAAGCTTTTATCGAGTGGTGCTTACTTTTACTCGAGACAGTTTGATATTACATCAACGATCCAGGAAAGGGGTGTAGGCACTTCAGATTTTCGATTGATTGCCGACGCTTCATACTTTAGGCGGTTCCTGTGGAACATGTTCATGATGGAGGAGCTACTTGAATTTAGAAATAGATTGACCTTGCCAGAGCAGAGACTAATTGATGAGACGGGGTTTCTTATCATCATTGCTCGAGGCTATGCCAAAACTGTCAACACAGAAGTCGCTGGTCAAGATGCATTATTGACTTTGATATCGAAGCAAAGTAGTGCCAAAGAAGGACCAATTTTTGGAGATTGGGGATGTGATGGCAATGGATGCGTTGCAAATTATCTTGAATCAGAGATTATTCTTTATACTGAACATTTCTGCCTATCGTACGTAATTGCACGAGGAAACGTTCCAATGTATTGGGAGcttgaaaacaatttctcCACAAAAAACATCATTGGTGCTAGTAATAAAAGAATCATTTTCCCCAGGTCCTTTGAAGCCTCACAGGAAGCGTTCACGAGACATATAGATAGGCTTGCTGCTCAATATGGTGACGTTCATTTGATTAATGAGCTCTCAGACAAGTCGTACAAAGGGGTGTTGAATGCATCCTTTGAAGAGCAGgtgaaatattttgtggCAAATAGGGACCCGGCTACTTCTGACTACAAGTTTCAATACACACATCTTCCAATCCCTGCAGCTAGGATTAAGAAAATAGGATACACATCTCAAAACCCGTCTGAGATACTGTCTCAAATTGTCTCTTCTGCAAGGGATTTTGGAGCGTTATTTTACGATGATGCTACGACCAGTTTTGTTGGTAAACAATTGGGTGTATTCAGAATCAATTCCTTTGACAGCTTGAACAAGGCGaactttttatcaaaagtaaTTAGTCAAGAGGTAATAGAGTTAGCCTTCAGCGAAATTGGGATACATTTGGACAGAGACTTGTTTACTTCACACGCCAAACTTTGGCAGGAAAACGACATTATAATCACCCAATTGACCCTCAATTTCGTTTCGTATAGTGACAAGTTACACACTAGTAAAAAGTCAAATGCCTCGTCGGTGAAATCACACATTACTAAAAAGTACCTAAGTGGAGTGGTGGATAATACCAAGCCAAATGAAATGGCATTGCTCAAGTTGTTGGGTCGATTGCAAGATCAATCACCTATTGCTTTACACAATCCACTTCATGACTATATCGACAAGGAATTGGCCAAACGTAGCAAAGAGTTTACATCAGAGCTGGATATTTCCGTATTTGCATCCACTTTCAATGTCAATGCAACATTTTACGAGGGTGATATTAATGAGTGGATTTTGCCACATGATAAATCCCATGACTTAGTGTTTATTGGCCTACAAGAAATCGTTGAACTAAAGCCCAATCAGATGATGGCACAGGATTTCAAGAACAAGACACTATGGGAACGTAAGATTTTGAACTGTTTAGCCCAGAAAGATAAATATGTGGTCATGTGGAGTGGACAGCTTGGTGGACTTTTGTTGTTACTCTTCGTCAGAGAATCACAGGTTAAACATATCTCCAACATAgaaatttctttcaaaaagacTGGTCTTGGTGGCATGGCGGCAAATAAAGGTGGGGTTGCAGTTAGTTTCAAGTATTCCGACACAACCATGTGTTTTGTATCGTCTCATCTAGCAGCTGGACTTAGCAATACTGAAGAGAGGCATAATAATTACAAAACGTTGATCAAAGGTAtcaagttttccaaaaatagACGAATTCCAAACCATGATGTCATTATTTGGCTCGGTGACTTTAACTTTAGAATTGATTTGTCAAATGAGGAAGTCAAATCTTTGATACATCAGAAACAATATGGCAAGCTATACGAGCACGATCAGTTGAACAGGCAGATGGCAAATGGTGAAACATTTCCTTTCTTTGCTGAGCAGGAGATTCGCTTCCCACCTACttacaaatttgataatggtACGAGAAAATACGATTCAAGCGAGAAGCAAAGAGTTCCTGCCTGGACTGATCGTATATTGTACATGTCGCGAAAGAATCTCATCAAGCCGATGGATTACGAGTGTATTGATAATATTGTCTTTTCTGACCACAGAGCTGTGTATGCAGTGTTTCAAATTACAGTCAAGATTGTCAATCAAGTTGTTAAGAAAAGATTGTCTAATGAACTATATGAAACGTATAATTTGAGAGATGGTGGACTTCAAGATTTATCAGCATTGACCTATGATCTTGACAAGAAAAGCACCGattatgaaaatgaaaagttGCCACCACCTAGTTCAGATAAACAAAAGTGGTGGCTCGATGGGGGAAAACCAGCTAAAGTGACAATTCCTCGTTTGGCTGAGGAGGGAAATGACTTGGTTGTGAATCCTTGGCACCCAATTAATCCCTTTGTCAGTACCACTGAACCGGAATTTGTCTCCAGAAAGGAGTTGGAAAGTATGTTGAAATAA
- a CDS encoding Leu42 alpha-isopropylmalate synthase: MPMLKDPSVKYKKFPPVNLPSRQWPSRTLDKAPRWLSTDLRDGNQSLPDPMSIEEKKEYFKKLVDIGFKEIEVAFPSASQIDFDFTRFAIETAPADVSIQVLSPCREELIKRTVESLKGAKRATVHIYLATSDCFRNVVFGLSKEESKELAVKCTKLVRKLTKDDPSTAGTDWDFEFSPETFSDTDLDYAVDVCEAVKEAWEPSKEKPIIFNLPATVEMSTPNVYADQIEYFATHISNRETVCISLHPHNDRGCSVAAAELGQLAGADRVEGCLFGNGERTGNVDLVTLALNLYTQGVSPYLDFSDITSVINIVEKCNKIPVHARTPYGGSLVVCAFSGSHQDAIKKGFAAHHEKVKAAGGKNVHWQLPYLPLDPEDIGRTYEAIIRVNSQSGKGGSAWVILRNLELDLPRGLQVAFSKVVQQRAEVKGQELTNQELCDLFKQEYFIDYDEDDKEVADQHYKLIDYSIKTPDKGVKEIEAEIEIDGKSVTIKGQGNGQLSAFNDALAKHLGIDFDVKHYHEHSLGEDANARAATYIEVVVNKNITRWGVGINTDVSQASFLSLISILNGLKRNKDI, translated from the coding sequence ATGCCTATGTTAAAAGATCCATCGGTCAAGTACAAAAAGTTTCCACCAGTAAATTTACCAAGCCGTCAGTGGCCAAGTAGAACCTTGGACAAGGCGCCAAGATGGCTTTCCACAGATTTAAGAGACGGTAATCAATCTCTTCCTGATCCTATGTCCAttgaggaaaagaaggaatatttcaaaaagttaGTTGACATTGGTTTCAAGGAGATCGAGGTGGCATTCCCGCTGGCTtcacaaattgattttgacttTACCAGATTTGCTATTGAAACTGCACCAGCAGATGTATCAATTCAGGTTCTTTCGCCTTGTCGCGAGGAGTTGATTAAGAGAACGGTCGAATCACTTAAGGGTGCTAAGCGTGCTACAGTTCATATATATTTAGCCACATCGGATTGTTTCAGAAATGTGGTTTTTGGTTTGAGCAAGGAAGAGAGTAAAGAATTAGCGGTAAAGTGTACCAAACTTGTTCGAAAGTTGACAAAAGACGATCCATCAACTGCTGGAACAGATTGggattttgaattttcaCCAGAAACTTTCTCTGATACTGACTTGGATTATGCTGTGGATGTGTGCGAGGCGGTTAAAGAGGCATGGGAACCAAGCAAGGAGAAACCaataattttcaacttaCCGGCAACTGTCGAAATGTCTACTCCAAACGTATATGCTGATCAGATTGAGTACTTTGCTACCCACATCAGTAATCGTGAAACCGTATGCATTTCATTACACCCCCACAATGATCGTGGGTGTAGTGTGGCTGCCGCTGAGTTGGGTCAGTTAGCTGGTGCCGATCGTGTTGAAGGGTGCCTCTTCGGTAATGGGGAACGTACTGGAAACGTCGATTTAGTCACATTGGCTTTGAACTTGTACACGCAAGGGGTATCACCATACTTGGACTTTTCCGATATCACATCTGTAATAAATATTGTAGAAAAGTGCAACAAGATACCAGTCCATGCCAGAACCCCATATGGCGGTTCCTTGGTTGTGTGTGCATTCAGTGGTTCGCATCAAGATGCTATTAAAAAGGGTTTCGCTGCTCACCACGAAAAAGTCAAGGCTGCGGGTGGCAAGAACGTACATTGGCAATTGCCATACTTGCCATTGGATCCAGAGGATATTGGCCGTACTTACGAAGCAATTATACGTGTCAACTCACAATCAGGTAAAGGTGGTTCAGCGTGGGTCATTTTGCGCAATTTGGAGTTGGACTTGCCAAGAGGATTACAAGTTGCCTTCTCTAAGGTGGTGCAACAACGTGCTGAAGTCAAGGGTCAAGAACTTACCAACCAAGAATTGTGTGACTTGTTTAAACAAGAGTACTTTATTGACTACGACGAAGACGATAAGGAAGTTGCTGATCAACACTATAAGTTGATTGACTATTCGATAAAGACACCAGACAAGGGTGTGAAAGAAATAGAAGCGGAAATCGAAATTGATGGAAAATCGGTAACTATCAAAGGCCAAGGTAACGGTCAATTATCTGCTTTCAACGACGCTTTAGCCAAACACTTGGGCATTGATTTCGATGTCAAACATTATCACGAACACTCTTTGGGTGAAGATGCCAATGCCAGAGCAGCAACTTATATCGAAGTGGTGGTCAATAAGAATATCACGAGATGGGGTGTTGGTATCAACACTGATGTTTCACAGGCATCTTTCctttcattgatttctATTCTCAATGGTTTAAAGAGGAATAAGGATATCTGA